The region TTCGCGGAGGACTGGGCGCACGATACTATTTTTAATTGCTTGATGCCTCACGCAGAGTATATTCAGAATATAACTTAGAACAATAAAGCTATTATCTCCCTTTATACTCTGCGTGATGGTATCTCAATATCAAATCCTATTGAACTTTGCCCACACCAATTTGATAAATTTCGAAGCCATCTTTTTGCAATTTTTTGATATTATACTGATTCCTTCCATCAAAGATAACCGGGTTTTTCAATCGCTTTTTGACCTCATCAAAATCCGGGCTTCTGAATTCTTTCCACTCAGTAACAAGCAGCAAAGCTTCCGCACCAGTGAGTGCATCATATTTACTATCGCAATACTCAATGTTCTGTAATCCTTTAAGATAATACCCTTTTGCCTGTTCTGTTGCCTTGGGGTCATAGGCTTTAACTTTTGCATTTCTTTTTAATAATTCTTTTATAATGGTGATACTTGCCGCTTCACGCATATCATCGGTTTCCGGCTTGAAGGCAAGCCCCCAGATTGCAAAAACCTTACCTGACAGATCCTGGCCAAAGCGTTTGACAACCTTATCCACCAGTGAAAGTTTTTGTCTGGCATTTACTTCCTCAACTGCAGTGATTATCTTTGGCTCATATCCATAATCCCTTGAAGTCTTTATCAGCGCCTGTACATCCTTGGGGAAGCAGGAACCACCATAACCAACGCCGGGATAAATAAAGCTGTAGCCAATTCTATGGTCGCTTCCAATCCCAATACGCACCATATTAACGTCAGCTCCCACTTTTTCGCAAATATTGGCCATTTCATTCATAAAGCTTATCTTTGTTGCCAGCATAGCATTTGCAGCATACTTTGTCATTTCTGCACTTCGTATATCCATTGCTATAAAGCGCTCATGGCTGTGGGTAAATGGTGCATATAATTCTTTCATAACATTCAGTGCTTCATCATCATCAGTTCCAATGATAACCCTGTCTGGTCGCATAAAATCTTCAACTGCAGCACCTTCTTTCAAGAACTCCGGATTGCTTACTACCGTAACCTTGAAGGTAACACCACGCTTTTTCAGCTCTTCCTGAATGGTTGCTTTAACTTTTTCAGCAGTGCCAACCGGCACTGTTGACTTATCCACCACAATCATATCATGTGTCATAAATCTGCCTATTGATTGTGCCACATCAAGGACATGGCGCAAATCGGCGCTGCCATCCTCACCCATGGGCGTGCCAACGGCAATGAACATCACATTTGTTTTTTCCAGCGCTTCTTTAATATCAGTGGTAAAAAGCAGATTTCCCTTTTTATAATTTTCTACTACCAGCTCATCAAGCCCTGGCTCATAAATTGGGATAATTCCTTTTTTAAGTTTTTCAATCTTATCACTGTCAGTATCCACACAAATCACCGTATTTCCCATTACTGCAAAACATGTTCCGGTAACCAGACCAACGTAACCTGTTCCCACAACGCTTATTTTCATAATAATGCTCCTTTATGTTTATTGAATATTTTATATACAATATAGTATTATATCATAACTATCTCCAATAAAAAGCATTAATGCAGCTACATACAATATCTATCAACAATTAATTTAGCAAAGTATAATGAACTGGTAAATGCCGGTGAGATAGCATTGAGCACGTGTACTGTCTGCACATCATGATAGATGCAAAAATCCATTACCAGCTCTTTTTTTGTCCAGTCAACCAGCTGTGGCCGTATGCCCGCCTTGGTTGTTTTTTCTATATCGCTGTACAATAGCTCCCAAACCAGCTCTTTTGCATCGCGGTAAAAATAATAGGGAATATATTTTTTTGGTTCTTCAACAGCAACACTTCGGAAACTCCTATTAGTTAAAAACAGCAATGCATCTTTTAATACTATATTTAAGCTCTCAATACCAAGTCCTTGCAGCAACCCATAGTGTTCCCTGCCAAAGACAGGCATTGCGGTAGGCCCTATATAGACATCACCATAGGGATTGACAGTAAAATGAACCCCTAAGAAAGGATTGCGAATGTCGGGGACGGGATAAATATTACCATTAACTTTAAGAGCGCTTGATTTTTTTAATTTTGTATAAATTCCTTTAAACGGTATTAATGTTACATTATGCGCCAGCCCACGGTGGTGGGCAACGATATCACTGTAAGCACCAGCACAGTTGATAAGTTTGTCAAATTGTATTTTGTAGTCACCGGCAATAACCGTGTTGTCATTTTCAAAACGTTTAAACGGCGTATTGAACAATACTGTAACACCTCTTTGTATACAATCATCATATAATGCCTGCATCACCACCTTTGGATCAACCACAGCCGTCTGTGGCGAAAACAATGCTTCCTGATATGTTTTTGCACAGGGCTCAATATCAGCAAGCTTCTTTTCAGTAATCAACGCCACTTCAACACCATTGTCTTTTGCACGCGCTTCAAGCATGTGCAGCGTTTGCAGTTCTTTACTATTTTTTGCAACAATTACCTTACCAGTATCCCGTACCATAACACCTTTTGACTTGCAGAATGACTTCATAAGCCTGTTGCCTTCAATACAGGTATTGGCTTTCATACTCCCCGCTGTATAGTAAATGCCCGCATGCAGCACTCCGCTATTACGCCCGGAAGCATGCAGCCCGGCATGTTCTTCTTTTTCACAAACAATTATTTTTTTCTTTTTTTTAAGCGATAGTTCCCGCGCCACTGCCAGACCAACAACACCTGCGCCAACAATACAGTATTCAGTTTCAATTTTCTTCATTACACGTAAGTTCCCTACTTATAATCTGAGTGCCATTAATACGTTTTACATCCTTTTGCCACCACAAGTGTCAGAAGTATAGTACATTTTATTTACCAGAAATAAAAAATTATGGAATTATAGTCA is a window of Spirochaetota bacterium DNA encoding:
- a CDS encoding UDP-glucose/GDP-mannose dehydrogenase family protein gives rise to the protein MKISVVGTGYVGLVTGTCFAVMGNTVICVDTDSDKIEKLKKGIIPIYEPGLDELVVENYKKGNLLFTTDIKEALEKTNVMFIAVGTPMGEDGSADLRHVLDVAQSIGRFMTHDMIVVDKSTVPVGTAEKVKATIQEELKKRGVTFKVTVVSNPEFLKEGAAVEDFMRPDRVIIGTDDDEALNVMKELYAPFTHSHERFIAMDIRSAEMTKYAANAMLATKISFMNEMANICEKVGADVNMVRIGIGSDHRIGYSFIYPGVGYGGSCFPKDVQALIKTSRDYGYEPKIITAVEEVNARQKLSLVDKVVKRFGQDLSGKVFAIWGLAFKPETDDMREAASITIIKELLKRNAKVKAYDPKATEQAKGYYLKGLQNIEYCDSKYDALTGAEALLLVTEWKEFRSPDFDEVKKRLKNPVIFDGRNQYNIKKLQKDGFEIYQIGVGKVQ
- the lhgO gene encoding L-2-hydroxyglutarate oxidase; this encodes MKKIETEYCIVGAGVVGLAVARELSLKKKKKIIVCEKEEHAGLHASGRNSGVLHAGIYYTAGSMKANTCIEGNRLMKSFCKSKGVMVRDTGKVIVAKNSKELQTLHMLEARAKDNGVEVALITEKKLADIEPCAKTYQEALFSPQTAVVDPKVVMQALYDDCIQRGVTVLFNTPFKRFENDNTVIAGDYKIQFDKLINCAGAYSDIVAHHRGLAHNVTLIPFKGIYTKLKKSSALKVNGNIYPVPDIRNPFLGVHFTVNPYGDVYIGPTAMPVFGREHYGLLQGLGIESLNIVLKDALLFLTNRSFRSVAVEEPKKYIPYYFYRDAKELVWELLYSDIEKTTKAGIRPQLVDWTKKELVMDFCIYHDVQTVHVLNAISPAFTSSLYFAKLIVDRYCM